AAGCCCCGCCACGGTGTGCCGGACTGGATGCGTGAGCTGATCCTCCCCGGGGCCATCCCGGTGGACAACGAGAAGGTGTTTTACAGCGGCGGCTGCTGAGCCTCCCCGCTTCATCGACCGCGCACACTGCGTCCGCTCACCGTCTGCCCTATGAGACACCTTTCTGCATGGCTCCCGCTTCTCGTGGCGGGGGCCATTTCTTTGGGTCACAGCCCGGCCGCGACGCCTCCGGACACGCTCCGGGTGGCCTTCGTCGGCGACGTCATGCTCGACCGGGGCGTCCGGCAGTCCATCGAACGCCACGGCGTGGACGCCCTCTTTGCCCCGGAAATCGACTCCCTCTTCCGCCGTTGCGGACGCGTGGTGGCCAACCTCGAATGCCCCGCCACGGGCATCCGACGGCCTGTCCATAAGCGCTTTATCTTCCGCGCCGAACCCGAATGGCTTGCCGGCCTCCGTCGCCACGGCGTCACCCACCTCAACTTAGCCAACAACCACACCATGGATCAGGGGCGCGAGGGCCTCCGGGACACCCGCCAGCAGGTTGTCCGCCACGGCATGACGCCCTTCGGCATGGACTCCACCGCCGACGCCGCCTGCCGCCCCCTGCTCCTGGCCGAGTCGCCTCGCCGCGTCTGGATCTTCACCTCGCTGCGTGTCCCGTCAGAGAACTGGGCCTACCTGCCCGACCGACCCAGCGTCTGCGAATGCACCATCGACACCCTCGCCGTGCGCATCGCCCGCCTCCGTCGTCGCGAGCCGCAGGCCGTCATCGTGGCCATGCTCCACTGGGGTCTGGAGCACGACACCCTGCCCACCCGTCGCCAGCGCATAGCCGCCCGCCGCCTCGTCGCCGCCGGAGCCGACTGCCTCGTGGGTCACCATACGCACACCGCGCAGCCGTCGGAGTGGGTCCAAGGTCGGCCCGTCTTCTACGGCCTCGGCAACTTCATCTTCGACCCCGTGCGCCCCCTCAACGCCGCCGCGTGGCTCCTTCGCATGGACGTCACCCGCGACACCATCCACTACCGCCTCCACCCCATCCGCATCATCGATTGCACCCCTCGGCTACAGTAACCCCCACCGCGCCCCATCGCCTCTATATGTAGCTGATAAATACGTATTTAATCCCTTATTGTCTCAGACAACGGGAGATTCCTATGCCATTCATCTATCAAATACGCCCCTACCTGAAAACATCTATACCATCCATCTATCAAATACGCGTACCCGTGTAGGGGCGTATTGCATACGCCCTACAACCATCCCGCGAGGGATGATTGGATAAATAAGGAATCTCCGAATGATTGTCCGTTTTTGTTGGGTATGATAGAGGAGCGTATGCAATACGCCCCTACCTAAAAACACCCTTACCACCCATCTATCAAATGCGCGTACCGTGGTAGGGGCGTATTGCATACGCCTCACAAACATCCCGCAAGGGATGAACAAATGGCCCATGAATCCCAAAATGATTGTCCATTTTTGTTAGATATGATCGAGGGGCGTATGCAATACGCCCCTACGTGGGCGCATCTATACTATCCATCTATCCAATACGTGTACCCGTGTAGGGGCGTATTGCATACGGCCTACAATCATCCCGCAAGGGATGAACGGATAGACCATAAATCCCCAAATGATTATACGGCCTCTGCGTGGTTGATCGAGGGGCGTATGCAATACGCCCCTACGCAGGCGCATCTATACCACCCATCTATCCAATACGCGTACCCGTGTAGGGGCGTATTGCATACGCCCCACAAACATCCCACAAGGGATGAACGCATAGACCATGAATCCTCTAATGATTGTCCGTTTTTGTTGGATATGATCGATGGGCGTATGCAATACGCCCCTACCTAAAAACACCCTTACCACCCATCTATCAAATACGTGTACCCGTGTAGGTCGCAAAAGCATACGCCCCACAACCATCCCGCAAGGGATGAATGGATAAATAAGGAATCCCCAAATGATTGTCCGTTTTTGTTGGGAATGATAGAGAGGCATATGCAATACGCCCCTACGTGGGCGCACATGTATGCCCAATCTCCCATTGCCCCAGACAATGACGCGCACCTGTGCCATAAATTTATCGCTGTCTCAGACAATAATAAATACCTATTTCAAGGATTGAATATTGTCTCGATCGATGGTAGATATATCGCACAATTATTCATCATCGACTCGATCAATAATAAATAGGATTGCATGCGTTTATTATTGTCTGAGACATTGATGAATGCCTTGATCAGGTATTTAGTATTGTCTGAGACAATGGTTCTTGTCTACACCAGAAATCGCCAATTGTTTTGGACAATAAGGGGTTCCTACATCTTTCGTCTTTTGATGTTGGCGTATAACATGGATTTCTCTATCTTTTCTGAAGGAAACGGATGGACATTTTCAGATTCCGGGTCTATACATTCATCCCTTGCGGGATGATTGTGGGGCGTATGCTTTTGCGACCTACACGGGTACGTGTATTTGATAGATGGGTGGTATAGATGCGCCTGCGTAGGGGCGTATTGCATACGCCCCACAATCGTTTCCAGCGGAAACGGATGGCCGTTTTCAGATTTCAGGTCTATCCATTCATCCCTTACGGAATGATTGTGGGGCGTATGCAATACGCCCCTACACGGGTACGCGTATTGGATAGATGGGTGGTATAGATATGTCTGCGTAGGGGCGTATTGCATACGCCCCTCGATAGTTTCCAACGGAAACGGATGGATATTTTTAGATTCCTGATCTATCCATTCATCCCTTGCGGGATGTTTGTGGGGCGTATGCAATACGCCCCTACACGGGTACACGTATTGGATAGATAGGTGGTGTAGATGCGCCTACGTGTATGCGTTTTTCATACGCCCCTCTATTGTCTCCTGCAGAAACGGATGAACATTTTCGGATTCCGGGTCTATCCATTCATCCCTTGCGGGATATTTGTGGGGCGTATGCAATACGCCCCTATACGGGTACGCGTATTTGATAGATAGGTGGTATAGATGCGCCTACGTAGGGGCGTATTGCATACGCCCCCCTATCGTTTCCAACGGAAACGGATGGACGTTTTCAGATTACGGGTCTATACATTCATCCCTTACGGGATGTTTGTGGGGCGTATGCTTTTGCGCCCTACACGGGTACACGTATTTGATAGATGGGTGGTAAGGGTGTTTTTAGGTAGGGGCGTTTTTTATAGATAGGGGATAAAGGAAGAAGCCAGATACGCGGCGGTTTGCGCGTATCTGGCTTCTTTTTTCGGTGTCCGTTTTTCGATGTTTACTTTTCTCGCCAAGAGACCTCTAACTCGTCTCCGGGTGAGAGGGGAAAGACGATGGCACCAGCGATAACGGGGCACGATACGGAGTGTCCGCCCAGACGAACGCTCAGATCGGCGGCCGTGGCGGGCAGTTTGATGCGGAACACGCCTGCTCGCACGGCGCGTAGGCCGGCGTGTACCTCCCGACCGCGCCACCGGGCCCACACTTCGCCCCCGCCCCGGACACGCAGTCCGCGAAATTCGCCGTCAGACCAAGCTGCGGGGCGCGCGGGGAGAAAACGGATACCGTCGTCGTCGCTTTGGACAAGCATCTCCGCAATGCCGGCCGTGGCGCCTAAGTTTCCAGCCAGGAGGAAGGTGGGCGCGGCGAAGAAGAGGTTCGGGTAGGTGCCCCCGGACTGCGTATCGTCCGCCGCAACGGGTCGCAGGAGGTCGCGGAGGAGGCGATAGGCGTGGTCGCCGTCGCCTAAGTGGGCCCAGAGGCTGATGCGCGCGGCCAGTGGCAAACCTGTCGCCCCCTCGTCCCGCGCCTCGAGGGTGCGGCGGGCGGCTTCGGCCAACTCGGGCGTGCGACTGAGCGAGATTTCGGTGGACGGGAAGAGGCCGTAGAGCTGCGGCACGAAGACGGTGCGCGATTCGGCCTCACGGAGCGGCTCGGGCCACTCGGCAATGCGCCCATCGCGGGTCAGGGGTATGGGCGCGAGGCGAGCTATGTAAGCCGAGAGCAGGCCGCTCAGCTCGATGTCTGTGCGGAGGATGGAGGCAGCGTGGAGGGTGTTCATAAAGAGCTCGCGGACAAGGGACTGATCCACCGTCGATCCGACGCCGAACGTGTCGCGCCGACCATTGGGCGAAAGGTAAACGTTCTCGGGCGAGAGGCTGGGTGCTATCACGAGGCGGCGGCTGCGCGGATCCTCGCTGAGGCGGTCGGAGAGGCAGAGCGCGGCGTCGCGCAGCAGCGGGTAGACGCTCCGGAGGTAGGCGGTGTCACGCGTGAAGCGGAAATGCTCGTAGAGCGAGGCGCAGAGTCGGGCTGCGGCGGTCGGTGAGGCGCTCCAGACGGGCTGCCGGTCTGGCGCAGTGAAATCCCAAACGTTCGCCCAGGTGTGGGCCGTCCACCCGCGTGCGCCGTAGTAGGCCGCGGCCGTGTTTCTGCCATTCGCTGAGAGGCGGCGCGTCCACTCCACCAAGGGGGCGATCGCCTCGGGCAGGTTGCCCGTTTCGGCCGCCCAGTAACTCATCTGGAGCGGGCCGTCGAGGCGGTAAGCGCCGTTGTCCGGCGTATGCGTGGTGGCACACCAGAGTCCCTGCGAGGCGGGCGGCAGGGCGCCGGGGCGGGTGGAAGAGATCAGGAGGTAGCGTCCGAACTGGTAGTAAAGGGCCACGAGCGACGGGTCGCGCCGTCCGCGAGAGAAGGCGTCGAGGCGGCGGTTGATGGGCCAGGAGTCGCGCAGGCCGGGCCGACCGAGGCGGAGGTGGACGCGCTCATAGCGCTCGCGGTAAGCAGCGACGTGTTCGCGGCGGAGCGTCTCGTACGGTCGGGACGCGGCGGCCTCGAGTTGCTTACGCACGGCGGCGTCGGGCGACTGTCCGAAGAAATCGGTGGCCATAGCTACCAACAGGATGATCTCTGGCGCGCCCTCGACGGACAGGGTCGAATCGTTCGCCGCACGCAGCTGCCCCCCGCGGGGGAGGACGACGCGCACCCGAGCAGCGTAGCGCACCCCGCCCCCCTCCAAGCGCGCGGCATGGGTGACGGAGTCTTCCACCACCACGCCCGTGTCATTCGGCGTGCGTGTGGGCGGTGCCAGCTGCCCGTCTCCGACGTAGAGTCGGCCATGCATCTCTAACTCGTGACCGTCGGTCGAGATGGCGTAGCGTTCCGGGCGGTCGAGGCCAATGCGCAGCCCGAGCGTGCGCTCGCGGTCGGCTGTGAGTCGGACGACCGCCACGTCGGAGGCGAAGGAGGTGAAGGCCTCGCGGGTGTAGGTGGCCTTGCCGCGGCGGAAGGTGACTGTCGCCACGGCGTCGTCCAGGCTGAGCTCGCGGCGGTAGCCTGTGGCGGAGGTGCGTTCGTTGCCGTCGTAGACGTAGCCGAGGGTTAGGCGGCCGAGCAACTGATAGCTTCCGAAGGGCTTGTCTGCCGCATCCCCGCGGTTGGTGCCGACGCCGCGGCAGACGAATGCCTCGTTCATCAGCGCCTCAGCTTCAGCAGCGCGACCCTCTAAGATCAGTTCGCGGGCGCGACCGAAGGCGTGCGCGGCGTCTGGGTTGTCGGCCTCTTGCCGGCTGCCAGACCACATGGAGGACTCGTTTAGGATGATGGTTTCGCGGTCAATGCCGCCGTCAGGTGTCAGGCCAATGCGTCCGTTACCGAGCGGCAGGCATTCCGGCCACTCGGTGGCAGGCGCGTCAAAATGGTAAGCCATGTGAGGCTGCCGGCTGAAGTCCGGCAGCTGGTCGCACGCCGCGAGCAGCAGTGCGCAGATCAGGGAGAGAATGGAGAAGGGTTTCACTTGTTTGGGGGTCATTATGCGAAAAAAGACGCGGTGATAGGGGCGGTCGCAGATGGGCCGTCCGTTGGTGGGAAGCGGTTAGAAAGTTTGCATGTCGCAGAGGCGCTTGTAGTATCCGTCGAGGGCGAGCAGCTCCTCGTGGCGTCCGCGCTCGACGATCTCGCCCTCGTGCATGACGCAGATCTCATCGGCGCGGCGGATCGTGGAGAGGCGGTGGGCGATGACGATGGTCGTACGGTTACGCATGAGCCGCTCTAACGCCTCCTGCACCAGCCGCTCGGACTCGGTGTCGAGGGCTGACGTGGCCTCGTCCAAGATCAACAGCGGGGGATTTTTGAGTATGGCGCGGGCGATGCTGATGCGTTGGCGTTGGCCGCCGGAGAGCTTGCCGCCCCGGTCGCCGATGTTCGTGTCATAACCCTGTTCGGTGGCCATGATAAAGTCGTGGGCGTTGGCGATACGCGCTGCCTCCTCCACCTCTTGGCGCGTGGCCTGCTCGACGCCGAAGGCGATGTTGTTGAAGAAGGTGTCGTTAAAGAGGATCGCCTCCTGATTCACGTTGCCCATCAGCCCGCGTAGATCGGTGAGAGACGTCTGGCGGATGTCCACGCCGTCGACGGTGATGGCGCCCCGCTCCACGTCGTAGAATCGCGGCAGGAGGTCGACGAGCGTACTCTTCCCCGAGCCGGACTGCCCGACGAGCGCCACCGTCCGACCCTTCTCGATCGTCAAGTTGATGCCCCGCAGCACCCACTCCTCTCGGTAGCGGAACCACACGTCACGGTACGTGATGGCCTGCGCTAACCGCACCGGTTGCGGCGCGTCGGGCTCCACAATGTCTGATTCGGCGCGGAGGATCTTGTCCACGCGCTCCACAGAGGCGAGGCCCTTCTGGATGGCATAGACGGATTTGCTGAGATCCTTAGCTGGATTGATGATGCTGTAGAAAATGACGAGGTAATAGATGAATGTCGGGGCGTCGATGGGGCTGTTGTTGCCGAGGATGAGCGTTCCGCCGTACCAGAGGATAATGACGATCGTGGCGGTGCCGAGGAACTCGCTCATGGGGTGGGCCAGCTGCTGACGGCGGTAGATGCGATTCGTGGTGCGGCGGAAGGTCTCATTCTGTGCCTCGAAGCGTTGCTGGATCTTCCGCTCGGCGTTGAACGCCTTGATGATGCGCAGCCCGCTGAGCGTCTCCTCGATCTGACTCATCAGCGCCCCCCACTGCGTCTGCCCCACGAGCGACTTGCGCTTGAGTTGCTTGCCCACCTGACCCATCGCATAGCCAGCTACGGGCAGGAGGATGAAGACGAAAGCCGTCAATTGCCAACTGATTAAGAGCATGGCCGCGAGGTAAATCAGAATGAGGATGGGATTCTTGAAGAGCATGTCAAGCGAGCTCATGATTGAGGTCTCGATTTCGTTCACGTCGCCCGAGACGCGCGCTAGGATGTCGCCTTTGCGCTCCTCGGAGAAGAAGCTGAGGGGCAGCTCGGTGATCTTGCGGTTGATCTGGTTGCGCACGTCGCGCACCACGCCGGTGCGGATGGGGATCATGGTGTAGAAAGCCATGTACATGGCCAGCACCTTGAGGAGCGTCATCACGATCAGCGCCACGCCGAGCAGGATGAGCGCTGTGGAGCTGCCTTGGGTCTCGATGAGGTGGTTGACGTACCAGTAGAAGTTGTTTTGCAGCACACCGGGGAGCGCACGCCATGCCTCCCAGTCGGTGACCGAGCGAAACGTCCACGCGGCATAGGTGTAGACGCGGTCGTCCATCTTAAAGAGGATGCGCAGGATGGGAATGATGAGCGCGAAGGAGAAGACGTTGAGGATGGCGGAGAGGATGTTGAAGGCGATGTTCAGCGCCATGAAGCGTTTGTAGGGCGGGACGAACCGTCGCAGGACGCGGAAGAAGTCTTTCATATTCTATCTATACGTGGGATGAACCTTGCGTGGGGATGAACCTTCTTCTCTTCCTTGGATGGAAGAAAAGAGGCCAAAGAAGATCAGGCCTCCACCGAGGGAGGGAATTTTGGCCGGGTACCGGAGTGGGTGAGGGTGACGATCACCCGCGCTGCGCGCTGCGAGGCGCCGGCGGGGCCGAGGCGCTGGATCATGCGGTCGTAACCGTCGAGCATCTGGCGACGCTCGGGGGTGTCGTCCGTGAGGCGCGAGAGGGCGTCGGTGATACGCTGGCGAGTGAAACGTCCGCCGAAGAGCTCGGGGACGACGGGCTCGCCGACGATGAGGTTGACGAGCGAGATGTAGGGCACGCGGAAGAAATGGTCGAAGACGTAGTTGGCCAACCGTCCGCCGCCCACGGCGTAGCAGACGACTTGCGGCACACGGAAGAGCGCGGCCTCGAGCGTAGCTGTGCCCGAGGTGACGAGTGCGACGTGGGCGTGGGCGAGCAGCTCGTAGGTGCGATCGAAGACGATCTCCGGCAACGCGTCCCGACGGCCGAGGCTACGTCGGTAGTCGTCCATCGTCAACCCGGGTGCACCGGCCACTACCGGGCGAAGCGTGGGGAAACGGCGCGCCACGTCGAGCATGGTCGGCAGATTCTCCGCGATCTCGTTCCGTCGGCTGCCAGCCAGGATGGCCAGCAACGGCCGACCGTCGTCCGCCACGGGCGAAACGCCGGCCACGGCGCTGCGTCGGAAGTGCTCCACGGCGTCTACCGACGGGTTGCCGACGTAATCGACGGCATAGTCTAACGAGCGATAGAAGTCCGTCTCGAAGGGCAGGATGCACAGCATACGGTCGACGCAGCGGCGGATGGTGTGTATGCGGCCACGTTTCCAAGCCCAGATCTTGGGCGAGATGTAGTAGCAGACGGGTCGCCGGAGCGTGTCGTGCACGTAGCGGGCGATGCGGAGGTTGAAGCCGGGATAGTCGACGGGGATGACTACATCGGGGCGCCAGGCACGGATGTCGTCACGGCAGAGGCGCATGTTGCGGGCGATGGTACGCGCGTGGAGCACGACGGGAATGATGCCCATGTAGGCCATCTCGCGGTAGTGCATGACGCACGTCCCCCCGACAGCGCGCATGAGATCACCGCCGAAGAAGCGGAACTCCGCCTGCGGGTCTTCGTCACGCAGCGCCGCCATCAGGTTCGAGGCGTGCAAGTCGCCGGAGGCTTCGCCGGCAATGAGGTAGTATTTCATCTCTTATAGGGTAGTTACGCGCCGTTGGCGCGGGAGGAGGTGATTGCACGTACGCGCTTGTGGGGCGTATTGCATACGCCCCACAAGCGGGCCAACAGCCCGAATACATGTATCCGGCATTTGCCCCGTGCCGGGGCATTTGTAGGCGTATGCAATACGCCCCTACCGCAGTACGTGCAACCTTTACTATCGCGCAGCCGCATCGTCCAGACCACGGCTCTTCAACTCATTCATAAACGCGTGGTGCGTCACGTCGAGCAGGCAGGGCACGATCGAGGCCCAACCTTCGGAGAGGCGCTGCGTGTCGTTGTCGGGCTGGATGGGAGGATAGTTCAGGTACTCGCCCGACATGCGGAAGGCCGGCGAGCCGTCGGGCGTGGAGACGCGGTCGAACTCCCGGATCCACCGTCCGTCGGCCTGACGGCAGATGGTGAGGCCCTTGACGTGGGGCGTGTTGGGGACGTTGAGGTTGAGGTATGTGCCATGTGGCAGGCCGTTCCGGAGCAGGTCTTTGGCCACGCGTTGGGCGAGTCGGACGGCCTCGGAGAAGTCGGCCTCGCTGCGATAGTGCACCAAGGAGACACCGAGCGAGGGGATGTCGAGCACGCAGCCTTCGATGGCGGCGCCGATGGTTCCGGAGTAGTGTACGCTGAGGGCCTCGTTGCCGCCGTGGTTGACGCCCGAGACGAGCAGGTCGGGCTTGCGGTCGAGCACTTCGCTGACGGCCAACTTCACGCAGTCGGTCGGTGTGCCCGAGCAACTGCAGATGGTCATGCCCTCCGCTTCGGAGAGTACCCGGTAGGTGATGGGCTGTGTGGTGGTGATGGCGGACGACATGCCCGAACGGGGGCCATCGGGGGCCATGACGAAGACGTCGCCCAGCAGGCGCATGCCTTCGGCCAGCGCATGGATGCCGCGCGCATCGACGCCGTCGTCGTTAGATACCAATATCAAGGGTCGCTGATTCATTTGTTCTGTCATTCTTTCAATTAACGGGGCGCAAAAGTGGGGCATTAATCTCAAGATAGCTGTCTGGCGGAGTGTCTGTGGGGGATAACGTTCCAAAATGTGAGGGGATGAGGACTCTTTTTGCGATTACACCCTCATCCCCTGAGGGGACGGGGGCGTCATCCTGAAATTACGCCCTATCCCCTGAGGGGACGGCAGTGTCATTCTGGAATTACGGTCTATCCCCTTGAGGGGACGGGGCTTTTTTTGCGATTACACCCTCATCCCCTGAGGGGACGGGAGCGTCATCCTGAAATTACGCCCTATCCCCTGAGGGGACGGGGGCGTCATTCTGAAATTACGGTCTATCCCCTCAGGGGACGGGGGTGTCATCCTGAAAATAGCTCCTATCCCCTGAGGGGGTGGGGGTGTCATCCTGAAATTACGGTCTATCCCCTGAGGGGATGGGGGTGTCATTCTGAAATTACGGTCTATCCCCTTGGGGGGACGGGATCTGGTATCCACCGATCAGCCCTTCCGCCGCCACGAACGATAGATGATTACCCCCAGCAGCACAATAAAAGCCACGAGGATGATCAGCATTTCGTTGCGATACTCCAGCGGGTGCACCCAGATCTCGTGCAGGATCTGCCAACGCATGATCACCTCCACGAAGGTCCAGAAGACGATCACCGTGGGGATGGCATAGCGGATGGCGTAGCCCCAGCTCGAGATGCGGATCAGGCGGCCGAACATGTAGAACGACGAGGCCAGGGCGCCGAAGGCCACGAGTGTCGTGACGGGGTGACGGTCGCCGAGGAAATGGTCGTCGTAACAGAAGAGCAACACGAGGTAGCTGGTCCAGAGGATCAGGTTCAGCTCCATGAACGTGATCAGCGCCGTGTGGCGAGCCAGCGGCTTCAGCTCCACGCGCACCGTGCTCTGGCGGAAGAAGACGCGCTGCAGGTAGTTGAAGAAGTTGCACCCCGTGCGGACGCTAAAGAGATAGAGCAACATGAACATGGCCCAAAAGCCGAACGAGGAGGGCATGATGAGGTACTCCGGCTTGGTGACGATCTCGCCGGCTGCGTCTCTGAGTGGCTCCACGCCGAAGCGGTGGGCGTAATAGACGAAGAGGAACTCAATCCAGCCCGTCCAGAAGAGCAGTCCGCCGAAGAGTCCGAAAAGTGTCTGGCGTGTGTCGCCGCGCACGAAGACGCCAGCCACGGTCACCGCCAGTCCCACGGCGCCCATCGAAAAGGCAGCGTAGTAGAGCCAAGGCGGCTGTAGGTAATGCTCCATGAGGATCATCAGCGCATGCCCCAGGGGCATGGAGAAGAGTACGACGAGGAAAGCCATCGTGCCCGTAAACACCGTCTTGCCGGTCACCTTCGGGCGGGGGGAAGTAGAGGTTGTAGAGGTCATTAGTGTAAAATTTGAAGTGTAGAATGATGGCCGCAAAAGTAGCCCTGACCTTGGCACCGGATAAATCAGACGGGGCGCTGTACCTTTGCCCGCACAGAGGGGGCAGCCCGAGTAAGGGCGCCCCCACTACTTGTGACTACCGCGCCCTCAGGCGCATGACTACTTCTAACTACTTATTATATATGAATACCGACAACATGAATCGTGCGGCGGACAACATCCGGATCCTGGCCGCATCGATGGTCGAAAAAGCCCGATCCGGACACCCCGGTGGCGCCATGGGCGGCGCCGATTTCGTCAACGTACTCTTTGCCGAGTTTCTGAACTACAACCCCGAGCGGCCTGACTATCCCTACCGCGACCGCTTCTTCCTCGATCCCGGACACATGTCGCCCATGCTCTACGGCGTGCTGGCCGCAGCTGGACTCATGCCGCTCACGGAGCTGGAGAATTTCCGCCAGTGGGGCAGCCACACCCCCGGCCACCCCGAGCGCGACGTGCAGCACGGCATCGAGAACACCTCCGGCCCGCTGGGGCAGGGACACGCCATGGCCCTCGGCGCAGCCATCGCCGAACGCTTTATGGTGGCCCGCTTTGGCGAATGGATGGCCCACAAGACGTACGCCTACATCTCCGACGGCGGCATCGAAGAGGAAGTCTCGCAGGGCGTCGGCCGACTGGCTGGGCACCTCGGGCTGCACAACTTCATCATGTATTACGACGCGAACAACATCCAGCTCTCCACCAAGGTCGACGAGGTCAACACCGAGGATGTGGCCGCCAAATACCGCGCTTGGGACTGGCGTGTGATCACCATCAATGGGCAGTCCGTCGAAGAGATCCGCCACGCCCTCCGTGAGGCCCACGACGAGACGGAGCGCCCCACGCTGATCATCGGCAAGACCATCATGGGCCGTGGCGCCGTGGATGCTGAAGGGCGTAGCTTCGAGGATCGTGTCTCTACGCACGGCCAGCCCCTCTCCGCCGCGGGTGCCGACATCGATGCCACCATCCGCCATCTCGGCGGCGACCCCGCGCACCCCTTCACCCTCTTCCCCGAAACGACGGAGATCTACGGCCGTCGGCGTGAGGCGTTGCTCGCTTGGTACGGTGCACGCATGGAAGCCGAGGAGCGTTTCCGCCGCGAACAGCCCGCGCTGGCCGCTAAGCTCGACCGCTTCCTCAGCGGCGAGATGCCCGAGATAGATTACGCCGCCATAGCGATGAAGCGCGACACGGCCACCCGCGCCGCCTCAGCCGCCATGCTGGCGCTCTATGCGGAGCAGGTGGAGAACATGGTCGTTTCCTCAGCCGACCTCAGCAACTCGGACAAGACGGACGGCTTCCTCAAGCACACGCACGCCTTCACCAAGGGCGACTTCACGGGGCAGTTCCTGCAAATGGGCGTCAGCGAGCTGACGATGGCCTGCGTGATGAATGGCATGGCGCTGCACGGCGGCATCCTGCCCGTCTGCGGCACCTTCTTCGTCTTCTCGGACTACATGAAGCCCGCCGTCCGACTGGCTGCGCTCATGGAGCTGCACGTGGTCTACGTCTGGACGCACGACTCCTTCCGCGTCGGTGAGGACGGCCCCACGCACCAGCCCATCGAACACGAGGCTCAGATCCGCCTCATGGAGCATCTGCGC
The sequence above is drawn from the Tannerella serpentiformis genome and encodes:
- a CDS encoding glycoside hydrolase family 95 protein produces the protein MTPKQVKPFSILSLICALLLAACDQLPDFSRQPHMAYHFDAPATEWPECLPLGNGRIGLTPDGGIDRETIILNESSMWSGSRQEADNPDAAHAFGRARELILEGRAAEAEALMNEAFVCRGVGTNRGDAADKPFGSYQLLGRLTLGYVYDGNERTSATGYRRELSLDDAVATVTFRRGKATYTREAFTSFASDVAVVRLTADRERTLGLRIGLDRPERYAISTDGHELEMHGRLYVGDGQLAPPTRTPNDTGVVVEDSVTHAARLEGGGVRYAARVRVVLPRGGQLRAANDSTLSVEGAPEIILLVAMATDFFGQSPDAAVRKQLEAAASRPYETLRREHVAAYRERYERVHLRLGRPGLRDSWPINRRLDAFSRGRRDPSLVALYYQFGRYLLISSTRPGALPPASQGLWCATTHTPDNGAYRLDGPLQMSYWAAETGNLPEAIAPLVEWTRRLSANGRNTAAAYYGARGWTAHTWANVWDFTAPDRQPVWSASPTAAARLCASLYEHFRFTRDTAYLRSVYPLLRDAALCLSDRLSEDPRSRRLVIAPSLSPENVYLSPNGRRDTFGVGSTVDQSLVRELFMNTLHAASILRTDIELSGLLSAYIARLAPIPLTRDGRIAEWPEPLREAESRTVFVPQLYGLFPSTEISLSRTPELAEAARRTLEARDEGATGLPLAARISLWAHLGDGDHAYRLLRDLLRPVAADDTQSGGTYPNLFFAAPTFLLAGNLGATAGIAEMLVQSDDDGIRFLPARPAAWSDGEFRGLRVRGGGEVWARWRGREVHAGLRAVRAGVFRIKLPATAADLSVRLGGHSVSCPVIAGAIVFPLSPGDELEVSWREK
- a CDS encoding ABC transporter ATP-binding protein; its protein translation is MKDFFRVLRRFVPPYKRFMALNIAFNILSAILNVFSFALIIPILRILFKMDDRVYTYAAWTFRSVTDWEAWRALPGVLQNNFYWYVNHLIETQGSSTALILLGVALIVMTLLKVLAMYMAFYTMIPIRTGVVRDVRNQINRKITELPLSFFSEERKGDILARVSGDVNEIETSIMSSLDMLFKNPILILIYLAAMLLISWQLTAFVFILLPVAGYAMGQVGKQLKRKSLVGQTQWGALMSQIEETLSGLRIIKAFNAERKIQQRFEAQNETFRRTTNRIYRRQQLAHPMSEFLGTATIVIILWYGGTLILGNNSPIDAPTFIYYLVIFYSIINPAKDLSKSVYAIQKGLASVERVDKILRAESDIVEPDAPQPVRLAQAITYRDVWFRYREEWVLRGINLTIEKGRTVALVGQSGSGKSTLVDLLPRFYDVERGAITVDGVDIRQTSLTDLRGLMGNVNQEAILFNDTFFNNIAFGVEQATRQEVEEAARIANAHDFIMATEQGYDTNIGDRGGKLSGGQRQRISIARAILKNPPLLILDEATSALDTESERLVQEALERLMRNRTTIVIAHRLSTIRRADEICVMHEGEIVERGRHEELLALDGYYKRLCDMQTF
- a CDS encoding CapA family protein, with product MRHLSAWLPLLVAGAISLGHSPAATPPDTLRVAFVGDVMLDRGVRQSIERHGVDALFAPEIDSLFRRCGRVVANLECPATGIRRPVHKRFIFRAEPEWLAGLRRHGVTHLNLANNHTMDQGREGLRDTRQQVVRHGMTPFGMDSTADAACRPLLLAESPRRVWIFTSLRVPSENWAYLPDRPSVCECTIDTLAVRIARLRRREPQAVIVAMLHWGLEHDTLPTRRQRIAARRLVAAGADCLVGHHTHTAQPSEWVQGRPVFYGLGNFIFDPVRPLNAAAWLLRMDVTRDTIHYRLHPIRIIDCTPRLQ
- the surE gene encoding 5'/3'-nucleotidase SurE, with the translated sequence MNQRPLILVSNDDGVDARGIHALAEGMRLLGDVFVMAPDGPRSGMSSAITTTQPITYRVLSEAEGMTICSCSGTPTDCVKLAVSEVLDRKPDLLVSGVNHGGNEALSVHYSGTIGAAIEGCVLDIPSLGVSLVHYRSEADFSEAVRLAQRVAKDLLRNGLPHGTYLNLNVPNTPHVKGLTICRQADGRWIREFDRVSTPDGSPAFRMSGEYLNYPPIQPDNDTQRLSEGWASIVPCLLDVTHHAFMNELKSRGLDDAAAR
- the lpxB gene encoding lipid-A-disaccharide synthase, translating into MKYYLIAGEASGDLHASNLMAALRDEDPQAEFRFFGGDLMRAVGGTCVMHYREMAYMGIIPVVLHARTIARNMRLCRDDIRAWRPDVVIPVDYPGFNLRIARYVHDTLRRPVCYYISPKIWAWKRGRIHTIRRCVDRMLCILPFETDFYRSLDYAVDYVGNPSVDAVEHFRRSAVAGVSPVADDGRPLLAILAGSRRNEIAENLPTMLDVARRFPTLRPVVAGAPGLTMDDYRRSLGRRDALPEIVFDRTYELLAHAHVALVTSGTATLEAALFRVPQVVCYAVGGGRLANYVFDHFFRVPYISLVNLIVGEPVVPELFGGRFTRQRITDALSRLTDDTPERRQMLDGYDRMIQRLGPAGASQRAARVIVTLTHSGTRPKFPPSVEA